A genomic window from Serratia liquefaciens includes:
- a CDS encoding DUF1493 family protein has protein sequence MESDIQQQVISVIDRYNSPSLLKKGIAVTLNTEINKELHLSLPMSETLMRGYFDAFLIDSSNYNHELYFRQESKSALLFSSSNRRANHWDLEMERIRPLYVYMLVRSARAKRWLYDIHFLIEQLK, from the coding sequence ATGGAAAGTGATATTCAGCAACAGGTCATTTCAGTGATTGATCGCTATAATTCGCCCAGCCTGCTTAAAAAGGGGATTGCCGTTACGCTCAATACGGAAATTAACAAAGAGCTGCACCTGTCCTTGCCAATGTCGGAAACGCTAATGCGTGGCTATTTCGACGCCTTTCTCATCGACAGCAGCAATTACAATCATGAGCTGTATTTTCGTCAGGAGTCAAAATCGGCGTTATTGTTCTCCTCATCAAATCGTCGAGCGAATCACTGGGATCTTGAAATGGAAAGGATCCGGCCATTATATGTTTATATGCTGGTGCGATCCGCCCGGGCCAAACGCTGGCTTTATGACATTCACTTTCTGATTGAGCAATTAAAATGA
- a CDS encoding DJ-1/PfpI family protein — translation MSKKKILMLVGDYAEDYETMVPFQALQMIGHQVDAVCPDKVKGDYIMTAIHDFDGAQTYSEKPGHRFTLNADFSAAKEEDYDALLIPGGRAPEYLRLNPQVIKLVQAFDAARKPIAAVCHGPQLLAAAGVLKGRTCSAYPACAPEVQLAGGHYADIGIDQAHVDGNLVTAPAWPAHPQWLAKFAELLAQ, via the coding sequence ATGAGCAAGAAAAAGATCCTGATGCTGGTTGGTGATTACGCTGAAGATTATGAAACCATGGTGCCCTTTCAGGCATTGCAGATGATTGGCCATCAGGTGGATGCCGTCTGCCCGGACAAGGTCAAAGGCGATTACATCATGACGGCAATCCATGATTTCGACGGCGCGCAGACCTACAGTGAAAAACCTGGCCACCGTTTCACCCTGAATGCCGACTTTTCTGCTGCAAAAGAAGAAGACTACGACGCGCTGTTGATCCCCGGCGGCAGAGCGCCCGAGTATCTGCGTCTGAACCCGCAGGTTATCAAGCTGGTGCAGGCTTTTGATGCCGCGCGCAAACCCATCGCCGCCGTGTGTCACGGCCCGCAGCTGTTGGCCGCCGCCGGGGTGCTTAAAGGCAGAACCTGCAGCGCCTATCCGGCCTGCGCCCCGGAAGTGCAGTTGGCCGGAGGCCACTATGCGGATATCGGTATCGATCAGGCCCATGTTGACGGCAATCTGGTGACCGCCCCTGCCTGGCCGGCGCACCCGCAATGGCTGGCAAAATTTGCCGAGCTGCTGGCACAATAA
- a CDS encoding long-chain-fatty-acid--CoA ligase, with the protein MLNLATLLEESARTFPNRLALVQDEVQLSYVELDQFANQVAHLLRGRGVKPGERVALACPNRWEFPAIYFGILKAGAVVVPLNTLLKAGEFEYYLQDSQAVAFFCFEGGQGLTLGEEAKIAFDSAQQCRDFIIIGDSLALSGDRFSQAIRQQPADFDSASTLESDTAVILYTSGTTGRAKGAELTHSNLVLNALGSVQLFNSSVERPDRHLVTLPLFHTFGSTVQMNAGFALGATLVLVPRFDAKLAISLMQKYAITFFAGVPTMYWALLNALDDSVDLALLRKNLRMAVSGGASLPVQIIEDFARRFGVNILEGYGLSETSPVATFNHPGRVNKVGSIGQPIWGVEVRLVDVTGKTVAGIDQVGEIAVRGHNVMKGYLNRPEATAEVLENGWFRTGDLARRDADGFYFIVDRSKDVIIRGGFNVYPREVEELMIRHPAVSFVAVIGVPHPSLGEEIKAVVVLKDLDDPVTEGALIAWTKERLAAFKYPRIVEFVERLPMTSTGKVLKRLLR; encoded by the coding sequence ATGCTTAATTTGGCCACATTGCTTGAAGAGAGTGCGCGTACTTTCCCCAACCGTCTGGCACTGGTTCAGGACGAAGTCCAGCTTAGCTATGTCGAACTCGATCAATTTGCCAACCAGGTCGCCCATCTGCTGAGGGGGCGGGGCGTGAAACCGGGGGAGCGGGTGGCGCTGGCCTGCCCCAACCGTTGGGAGTTTCCGGCGATTTATTTCGGCATTCTCAAAGCGGGTGCGGTGGTGGTGCCGTTAAATACCTTGCTGAAAGCGGGGGAGTTTGAATACTACCTGCAGGATTCGCAGGCGGTGGCCTTTTTTTGCTTTGAAGGGGGCCAGGGATTGACGTTGGGGGAAGAGGCAAAAATCGCGTTCGATTCCGCTCAACAGTGCCGCGATTTCATTATTATCGGTGACAGCCTGGCGCTGAGCGGCGACCGCTTCAGCCAGGCCATCCGCCAGCAACCTGCCGATTTTGACAGTGCCAGCACCCTGGAGTCCGATACCGCAGTGATCCTCTACACCAGCGGAACCACCGGTCGTGCCAAAGGCGCGGAGTTGACCCATTCCAACCTGGTATTGAATGCGCTGGGTTCGGTACAGTTATTCAACAGCTCGGTAGAACGCCCCGATCGTCATTTGGTGACGCTGCCGCTGTTCCATACTTTCGGCTCCACCGTCCAGATGAATGCCGGCTTTGCCTTGGGGGCGACGCTGGTGCTGGTTCCGCGTTTTGATGCAAAGTTGGCTATCTCGCTGATGCAAAAATACGCCATCACTTTTTTCGCCGGCGTACCTACCATGTACTGGGCATTGCTGAACGCGCTGGACGACAGCGTAGATCTGGCGCTGTTGCGCAAAAATCTGCGCATGGCGGTCTCCGGCGGGGCCAGTTTGCCGGTGCAGATCATTGAAGATTTTGCCCGTCGTTTCGGCGTTAACATTCTGGAGGGGTACGGACTGTCGGAAACCAGTCCGGTCGCTACCTTCAATCACCCAGGACGCGTTAACAAAGTGGGATCTATCGGCCAACCGATCTGGGGCGTTGAGGTCCGCCTGGTTGATGTCACCGGCAAAACGGTGGCGGGTATTGATCAGGTCGGCGAGATTGCGGTGCGCGGCCACAACGTGATGAAAGGTTACCTTAACCGACCGGAGGCCACGGCCGAAGTTCTGGAAAACGGCTGGTTTAGAACCGGCGATCTGGCGCGACGCGACGCCGATGGCTTTTATTTTATTGTCGATAGGTCGAAAGACGTGATTATCCGCGGGGGATTCAACGTTTATCCGCGCGAAGTGGAGGAACTGATGATTCGCCATCCGGCCGTTTCCTTCGTGGCGGTGATCGGGGTGCCGCATCCATCGCTGGGAGAGGAAATTAAAGCGGTGGTGGTGTTGAAGGACCTAGATGACCCGGTAACGGAGGGGGCGCTGATCGCCTGGACCAAAGAGCGACTGGCGGCGTTTAAATATCCGCGTATCGTAGAGTTTGTCGAACGGCTACCGATGACCAGCACCGGAAAGGTGTTGAAAAGGTTACTGCGCTGA
- a CDS encoding efflux RND transporter permease subunit, translated as MAQFFIRRPVFAWVIAIIIMLCGLMSINSLPISQYPDVSPPQISISATYPGADAETLENSVTQVIEQQLTGLDGLLYFSATSSSDGSVSINVTFDQGTDPDIAQVQVQNKVQQAESRLPTEVTAQGVTVKKSQSSFLLIVGLYDETDKASIADISDYLVSNIQDPLSRIEGVGDVQVFGSEYAMRIWLDPTKLASFSLMPSDVSTAIEAQNTQVSAGKIGDLPSGADQQLTATVKAQSRLQTPEQFRNIILKSDSSGALVRLGDVARVELGNEDYSSSARLNGHPASGIAVKLAAGANALNTAKLVKAKVAEYQTSMPDGYKVAYPKDSTDFINISIEEVVKTLIEAVVLVVIVMFVFLQNLRTTLIPTITVPVVLLGTFGVLAAFGYSINTLTLFGMVLAIGLLVDDAIVVVENVERVMREEKLSPRQATEKSMKEITGALVGIAMVLSAVFLPMAFFGGSTGVIYRQFSVTIVASMVLSVILALTLAPALCATLLKPAHDDLTDKGLLGKFNRGYNRLQEKYADKVARVIHSPMRYLLLYGLLLIAVVVMYMRLPTGFLPNEDQGVVMVQYTLPAGATNARTSAVSDAVKDYFLTDEKANVSTIFTINGFGFSGSGQNAGMAFVSLKDWSQRPGSANTADAIAKRAMAHFATIRDAQVFSMSPPAIDGFGQSDGFTFELQAKGATTRAELQVMRDQIIAAAGKNPNLSAVRANTLPDTPQLQVEIDNDKLQALGLSAGDVSSTLTSAFGSTYINDFIDRNRVKKVYMQGDVEYRSKPEDLDKWFVRGTSNSSTTSMTPFSAFASSHWIYGPENLSRYNGLSSFEITGEGAAGASSGTAMDEMEKLAAQFSSASSFSWSGLSYQERLTSGQAASLYAISLVVVFLCLAALYESWSIPFAVMMVVPMGLVGSLLAITLRGLENDIYFQVALLTIIGLSAKNAILIVEFAEENYQRGEALIAAAVEASRMRLRPILMTSLAFSAGVLPLAVSSGAGANSRIAIGTGIIGGTITATLLAIFFVPLFYVLVRRMFSRKTTPAKPTENTAPQAGE; from the coding sequence ATGGCGCAGTTCTTTATTCGGCGACCGGTTTTCGCCTGGGTGATTGCGATCATCATCATGCTGTGCGGGCTGATGTCGATCAACTCGCTGCCCATTTCGCAATATCCTGACGTCTCCCCGCCACAAATATCCATCTCCGCCACCTATCCGGGCGCCGATGCCGAGACGCTGGAAAACAGCGTGACACAGGTCATCGAACAACAACTTACCGGGCTGGACGGGCTGCTTTACTTTTCAGCCACCAGTAGCTCCGACGGCTCTGTGAGCATTAACGTGACCTTCGACCAGGGTACCGATCCGGATATCGCGCAGGTGCAGGTGCAAAACAAGGTGCAGCAGGCGGAAAGCCGTTTGCCTACCGAGGTCACCGCGCAAGGGGTTACGGTCAAAAAATCTCAGAGCAGCTTCTTGCTGATCGTCGGTCTGTATGACGAAACCGACAAGGCCAGCATTGCGGACATTTCCGACTATCTGGTGAGTAACATTCAGGATCCGCTGTCGCGCATTGAAGGGGTTGGCGATGTGCAGGTATTCGGATCGGAATACGCCATGCGCATCTGGCTTGACCCGACCAAGCTGGCGTCCTTTTCACTGATGCCTTCCGACGTGTCAACGGCGATAGAAGCGCAAAACACCCAGGTTTCTGCCGGTAAGATCGGCGACTTGCCGTCCGGTGCCGATCAGCAACTGACCGCAACGGTAAAGGCGCAGTCTCGCCTGCAAACGCCGGAGCAGTTCCGCAACATCATTCTCAAGAGTGACAGCAGCGGCGCACTGGTGCGCCTGGGCGACGTGGCGCGGGTGGAATTGGGTAACGAGGATTACTCCTCCAGCGCCCGTTTGAATGGGCATCCAGCCTCAGGCATCGCGGTGAAACTGGCCGCCGGGGCCAATGCGCTCAATACCGCCAAGCTGGTCAAAGCCAAGGTGGCGGAATACCAGACTTCGATGCCCGACGGTTACAAGGTCGCCTACCCGAAAGACAGCACCGATTTTATTAATATCTCGATCGAAGAAGTGGTGAAAACGCTGATCGAGGCGGTGGTGTTGGTGGTGATCGTGATGTTTGTGTTCCTGCAAAACCTCCGTACTACGCTGATCCCGACCATCACCGTGCCGGTGGTGCTGTTGGGCACCTTTGGCGTACTCGCCGCCTTCGGCTATTCGATCAACACCCTGACGCTGTTTGGTATGGTGCTGGCGATTGGACTGTTGGTGGATGACGCCATTGTGGTGGTAGAGAACGTCGAGCGCGTGATGCGGGAAGAGAAGCTGTCGCCGCGCCAGGCGACGGAAAAATCGATGAAGGAAATCACCGGGGCACTGGTCGGCATCGCCATGGTGCTGTCGGCGGTGTTCCTGCCGATGGCCTTCTTTGGTGGTTCCACCGGGGTTATCTACCGTCAGTTCTCCGTTACCATCGTGGCGTCGATGGTGCTGTCAGTGATCCTGGCGCTGACGTTGGCGCCGGCGTTGTGTGCCACCTTGCTGAAACCGGCTCATGACGATCTGACCGACAAAGGCCTGCTGGGCAAATTTAACCGCGGCTATAACCGCCTGCAGGAGAAATACGCCGATAAGGTGGCTCGGGTGATCCACAGTCCGATGCGTTATCTGCTGCTGTACGGACTGCTGCTGATCGCCGTCGTCGTGATGTATATGCGGCTGCCGACCGGCTTTTTGCCCAATGAAGATCAGGGCGTGGTGATGGTGCAATATACGCTGCCTGCCGGCGCGACCAATGCCCGTACTTCGGCGGTCAGCGATGCGGTGAAAGACTATTTCCTCACCGACGAGAAGGCCAACGTCAGCACCATTTTCACCATCAACGGTTTTGGTTTCAGCGGCAGCGGGCAAAATGCCGGTATGGCCTTTGTCAGTCTGAAAGACTGGAGCCAGCGCCCCGGCAGTGCCAATACCGCCGATGCGATTGCCAAACGCGCAATGGCGCACTTTGCCACGATCCGCGATGCCCAGGTGTTCTCGATGAGCCCGCCGGCGATTGACGGCTTCGGCCAGTCCGACGGTTTCACCTTCGAACTGCAGGCTAAAGGGGCGACCACCCGTGCGGAGTTGCAGGTGATGCGTGACCAGATCATCGCCGCCGCCGGGAAAAACCCAAATCTGAGTGCGGTTCGTGCCAACACCTTGCCGGATACGCCACAGCTGCAGGTAGAAATCGACAACGACAAACTTCAGGCGCTGGGCCTGAGCGCCGGCGACGTCAGCAGTACGCTCACCAGCGCGTTCGGCAGCACCTACATCAACGACTTTATCGACCGCAACCGGGTGAAAAAGGTCTATATGCAAGGTGACGTCGAGTATCGGTCAAAGCCGGAGGATCTCGACAAGTGGTTTGTTCGCGGCACCTCCAACAGCAGTACCACCAGCATGACGCCGTTCTCTGCCTTTGCCTCTTCACATTGGATTTACGGGCCGGAAAATCTGTCGCGTTACAACGGACTGTCCTCGTTTGAGATCACCGGTGAGGGCGCAGCCGGTGCCAGTTCCGGTACGGCAATGGACGAGATGGAAAAACTGGCGGCGCAGTTCTCCTCGGCCAGCAGCTTCTCGTGGAGCGGGCTGTCTTATCAGGAACGACTGACCAGCGGGCAGGCAGCATCTTTGTATGCCATTTCGTTGGTGGTGGTGTTCCTGTGCCTGGCCGCGCTGTACGAGAGCTGGTCAATCCCGTTTGCCGTGATGATGGTCGTTCCTATGGGCCTGGTGGGGTCGCTGCTGGCGATCACGTTGCGTGGGCTGGAAAACGACATTTACTTCCAGGTGGCGTTATTAACCATTATCGGCCTGTCGGCCAAGAACGCCATTCTGATCGTCGAATTCGCCGAAGAGAATTACCAGCGCGGCGAAGCCTTGATCGCCGCCGCCGTGGAGGCTTCCCGTATGCGCTTGCGTCCCATTTTGATGACCTCTCTGGCGTTTAGCGCCGGCGTATTGCCCTTGGCGGTTTCCAGCGGCGCCGGGGCCAACAGCCGGATCGCCATAGGTACCGGGATCATCGGCGGTACCATTACGGCGACATTACTGGCCATCTTCTTCGTTCCCTTGTTCTACGTATTGGTTAGACGGATGTTTTCACGCAAAACAACCCCCGCCAAACCAACAGAAAACACTGCGCCGCAGGCAGGAGAATAA
- a CDS encoding efflux transporter outer membrane subunit, translating into MLQRLITLTFPLVLAGCISLDPDYQRPQAPVPSTLPQGAAYTAPSGKLSLSYPDIPWRDYVVDSRLRQVVEMGLSSSRDLREAIANIESARALYGEQRADLFPTINAGLEGTRSRALTGGANNATAISQSYEANASTSAFELDLFGKNRSLTRSKFESYLAESEAAKSTRLALIADIVTDWVNVAAERSNLAAAKGTMESAKQSLAVTRKNQQNGILSMVDVASAETVYQQARSDVASYTTSAAQAKNALDLVVGKSVPESLLPDGIEALSGIMKDLPANVSSQVLLNRPDVLEAEHNLKAANANIGSARAAFFPSISLTASGGVGSGELSSLFSQGAGVWSFAPSISLPIFTGGYNTAQLNYTKAQKDLYVATYEKAVQTAFQETADALARKGTIQEQLAAQTGYVAASQEYYRLAELRYRHGVDTYLVMLDAQRTLYTAQQSLIAARQTEYQNLITLYKVLGGGIAAEKQGDGVVANNRSLTQ; encoded by the coding sequence GTGCTGCAACGTTTAATCACTTTGACCTTTCCGCTGGTGCTGGCGGGGTGTATCTCACTGGATCCGGACTATCAGCGCCCGCAGGCACCGGTGCCCTCAACGCTGCCGCAAGGGGCGGCTTATACCGCGCCCTCCGGTAAATTGTCATTAAGCTACCCGGACATTCCATGGCGTGACTATGTGGTCGATAGTCGGTTACGGCAGGTGGTGGAAATGGGGCTGAGCAGCAGTCGCGATTTGCGCGAGGCCATTGCCAACATCGAATCTGCCAGGGCGCTCTACGGTGAGCAGCGTGCCGATCTGTTTCCTACCATCAATGCCGGTCTGGAAGGAACGCGTTCACGCGCTCTGACCGGTGGGGCAAACAACGCTACTGCGATTAGCCAAAGCTACGAGGCTAACGCCAGCACCAGCGCCTTCGAGTTGGATCTGTTTGGCAAAAATCGCAGCCTGACTCGCTCTAAATTCGAGAGCTATTTGGCGGAGTCCGAGGCGGCTAAAAGTACCCGTTTGGCGTTGATTGCCGACATCGTGACCGACTGGGTAAATGTGGCGGCAGAACGCAGCAATCTGGCCGCGGCCAAAGGCACCATGGAAAGTGCCAAACAGTCGCTGGCGGTAACACGCAAGAATCAGCAAAACGGCATTTTGTCGATGGTTGACGTGGCGTCGGCGGAGACGGTGTATCAGCAGGCGCGTTCGGACGTAGCCAGCTATACCACCAGCGCGGCGCAGGCGAAGAATGCGCTGGATCTGGTGGTCGGAAAAAGCGTGCCGGAAAGCCTGTTACCTGATGGGATCGAAGCGTTGTCTGGCATCATGAAAGACCTGCCGGCCAATGTGTCGTCGCAGGTGCTGCTGAACCGTCCGGACGTGCTGGAAGCCGAGCATAATCTGAAGGCCGCCAATGCCAATATCGGTTCTGCCCGCGCGGCGTTCTTCCCGTCTATCAGCCTGACTGCCAGCGGCGGGGTGGGCAGTGGAGAACTGTCATCCCTGTTCAGTCAGGGGGCGGGTGTTTGGTCGTTTGCACCGAGCATCAGCTTGCCAATCTTTACCGGCGGCTATAATACGGCGCAGTTGAATTACACCAAGGCGCAGAAAGATCTCTACGTCGCCACCTATGAGAAAGCGGTGCAGACGGCATTCCAGGAAACGGCCGATGCGTTGGCACGCAAGGGCACAATCCAGGAACAGTTAGCGGCACAAACCGGCTATGTGGCGGCCTCGCAGGAATATTATCGCCTGGCGGAGCTGCGTTACCGCCACGGAGTAGATACCTATCTGGTTATGCTGGACGCACAGCGCACGCTGTATACCGCCCAGCAGTCGCTGATTGCGGCTCGCCAAACCGAATATCAGAACCTGATTACTCTGTATAAAGTCCTGGGCGGGGGCATCGCGGCAGAAAAGCAGGGCGATGGCGTGGTTGCCAATAATAGATCTTTAACCCAATAA
- a CDS encoding Glu/Leu/Phe/Val family dehydrogenase — translation MEKLSYASESSTTAWATYLQQIDRVAPYLGELSRWVDTLRHPKRALIVDIPLQMDDGSIRHFEGFRVQHNLSRGPGKGGIRYHPDVDLDEVMALSAWMTIKCAAVNLPYGGAKGGIRVDPFKLSEGELERLTRRYTSEIGFIIGPQKDIPAPDVGTNSKVMAWMMDTYSMNHGTTITGVVTGKPIHLGGSLGREKATGRGVFVTGCEVAKRLGVQLEGAKVAVQGFGNVGSEAARLFVGIGARVVVIQDHSATLFNPDGIDLSALTEWQAKNKQIAGFPGAKEIESEAFWSVDMDILIPAALEGQITRQRAEILSAKLVLEGANGPTYPDADDVLRSRNITVVPDVICNAGGVTVSYFEWVQDMASYFWSESEINERMDKIMTDAMIHVWNKSEEKECSLRTAAYIVACERILTARKERGIYPG, via the coding sequence ATGGAAAAGCTATCCTACGCTTCAGAAAGCAGCACAACGGCCTGGGCCACCTATCTGCAACAAATTGACCGCGTTGCACCTTATCTCGGTGAGCTGTCGCGTTGGGTTGATACCCTGCGTCACCCTAAGCGTGCGCTGATCGTTGATATTCCTCTGCAAATGGACGACGGTTCAATCCGCCACTTCGAAGGTTTCCGCGTTCAGCACAACCTGTCGCGCGGCCCGGGTAAAGGCGGCATCCGTTACCATCCAGATGTTGATCTCGATGAGGTTATGGCGTTGTCAGCCTGGATGACCATCAAATGTGCGGCAGTTAACCTGCCTTACGGTGGCGCCAAGGGGGGGATCCGCGTCGATCCTTTCAAACTGTCTGAAGGCGAGCTGGAAAGATTGACCCGCCGCTACACCAGCGAAATCGGCTTTATCATCGGCCCACAGAAAGATATTCCCGCACCGGACGTCGGCACCAACTCCAAAGTGATGGCCTGGATGATGGATACCTACTCCATGAACCACGGCACTACCATCACCGGCGTCGTCACCGGCAAGCCTATCCATCTGGGCGGCTCTCTGGGCCGTGAAAAAGCGACCGGCCGTGGCGTGTTCGTTACCGGTTGTGAAGTGGCCAAACGTTTGGGCGTGCAGCTCGAAGGTGCCAAAGTGGCAGTACAGGGCTTTGGTAACGTGGGCAGCGAAGCGGCTCGTCTGTTCGTCGGCATCGGCGCACGCGTAGTGGTGATCCAGGACCACTCAGCTACCCTGTTCAATCCGGACGGCATCGACCTGAGCGCGCTGACCGAATGGCAAGCCAAGAACAAGCAGATCGCCGGCTTCCCTGGCGCCAAAGAAATCGAAAGCGAAGCTTTCTGGTCCGTAGACATGGACATCCTGATCCCAGCCGCCCTGGAAGGTCAGATCACCCGTCAACGTGCAGAAATCCTCAGCGCCAAGCTGGTACTGGAAGGGGCGAACGGCCCAACCTATCCAGATGCGGACGACGTTCTGCGTTCACGCAACATCACCGTAGTGCCTGACGTTATCTGTAACGCCGGCGGCGTGACCGTCAGTTACTTCGAGTGGGTGCAGGACATGGCCAGCTACTTCTGGAGCGAAAGCGAAATCAACGAGCGTATGGACAAGATCATGACCGACGCTATGATTCACGTTTGGAACAAGTCCGAAGAGAAAGAATGCAGCCTGCGCACCGCGGCTTATATCGTCGCCTGTGAGCGTATCCTGACCGCACGTAAAGAGCGTGGCATTTACCCAGGTTAA